The DNA segment CGACAACAGGTTGGCGGACATGCCTCGCATCTTCAGGTAGATGAACGAGCTGAGCAGCGAGAGGGGAATCAGCGTCCCCACCACCAGCGCCGCCCTCAGGTCCAACAGGAAGATGAAGAGGACGAGCGTCACCACGATGCCGCCCTCGAGCAGGTTGCGCCCCACCGTCTTGAGGGTGGTATTCACCAGGTCCGTGCGATCATAGAACGGCTCCACTTTCGCCCCGTCCTGCTCCAGGCGGTGGTTGATCTCCCCCACCGAGTCGCGCAGGCGCGCGAGCACGTCGGAGGGATTCTCCCCGCGGCGCATCAGCACGATGCCCTCCACGGAGTCGAGGTTGGTGCCGCGGCTCACCACGCCCTGGCGCGGGGCCCAGCCGTCCGCCACCTCCGCCACGTCCTTGATGAAGACGGGAGTGCCGTCATGCGTGGCCACGCGCACGTCGCGGATGTCCTCCAGGGTGGAGAAGAGCCCCTGGCTGCGGATGACGAGCTGCTCTGCGCCGCGCTCCAGGACACCGCCCGAGGCGTTCTTGCTGCCGCCCTGGAGGGCCTTCTCCAAGTCGTCCAGCGTCAGGCCGAAGGAGGCCAGACGCGCCGGGTCCGGCTGCACGTGCACCTCGCGCAGCAGTCCCCCGATGGACACCACGTCCGCCACGCCATTCACGCGCAGCATCATCGGGCGCACCACCCAGTCCTGCAGGGTGCGCAGCTTCATGGGGTCCCCCTTCGCACCGCTGAGCGTGTAGCGGTACACCTCGCCAATGGGCGTGGCGTAGGGCCCCAGTTCCGGGGTGATGCCCTCGGGCAGGTCCACTTCACGCAACCGCTCCAGCACCTGCTGGCGCGCCATCAGTCCGTCCACCCCGTCATTGAAGGTGAGGGTGACGAAGGACAGCCCGAAGAGCGACAGGTTGCGCAACCGGTTCAGGCCCGGAGTGCCATTGAGCGCGCGCTCCAACGGCAGACCAATCTGCCGCTCCACCTCCTCCGAGGGCTGGCCGGGAAAGAGGGTAATCACCTGCACCTGCGTGTCCGTGGGATCCGGGAAGGCCTCCACGGTGAGGCCCTGGAAGCTCACCCAGCCCCAGATGGCGACCAGCACCGAGAAGAAGAGGACAGCGGCCCGGTTCTTGAGTGAGAAGTCTACGATTTTGTCGAACATGGATGCGTCTCCGGTCCGCGGCTAGTCCGCCAGCTCGATGGTGTTCTCCAGCAGCAGCGCGCCGCGGGCGACGTAGCGGCTGCCCGTCTCCAACCCAGCACGCAGCTCGACCTGGCCGTCCCGGCGGCGGCCCGCCGTCACCGCCACGCGCTCCAGACGGCCGGCCTCCCGCGCCACGAAGACGACCGAGCGCGCCCCGTCCGTCACCACGGCGCTGGCCGGCACGCGCACGCGCTTCACGTCCGCGGGAGCCTCGGGCGTCACCTCCACGAAGGCGTTGGGGCGCAGCAGCCGATCCTCGTTCACCACCCGCACCCGCACCTCCACCGTGCGCCGCCGCGGGTCCACCACCTCCGAGACACGCTCCACCGTCCCGCGCCGCTCCACTCCACCCGACTGCGTGCGGACGATGGCCGGCTGACCCTCGCGCAGGTCCGACGCGTCCGACTCCTGCACGTCCGCGATGACCAGCACCTCGTTCAGATCCGAGATGCGCAGGAGCGGCTTGTCGCGCTCCGGCGTCACCTCCTGGTTGGACACCACGTCCAGATCCACCACCGTGCCCGCGCGCGGCGCCGTCACCCAGAAGAGGTTGTCGCCCTCGGCGGACACCGAGAGGCTGGCGCGCTTGGCCCGCGCCGCCTCCAGGGCCAGCTTCGCCTGGCGCAGCTCGGCCTCGGCCGCCAGGAGCTCCTTCTCCGGCGCGGCCTGCAGGTTCACCAGCTCGCGCAGCCGGTCCGCCACGCGCTGCTTGTCCGCCACCTCCGTCTCGGAGCTCTTCTGCTCGCGGTCCAGGTCCGCGTAGGCCGCCGAGCGCACGGAGAAGAGCCGGTCTCCGGCCTTCACCCGGTCACCGATGCGCACGCGCACCTGATCCACCCGGCCAGCCAGGGGCGAGCCCATGGAGGCGGTGCGGCGCTCGTCCAGGTCCACGCGGCCGGGCGCGGGCAGCGGCGCGAGCGCGGACGCCTCCGAGGCCACCGCGAGCTCGATGTACTGCCACTGTGGCCCCTCCGGGGGCAGGTGCACGCTCTCGCCCTTGACGACGGGACCGGACGCGGGCGTGGGCTCGGCCTCGGCGCTCGAGGGGCGGCCGAGCACCAGGCCCACGGAGACAGCGGCGCCCACGCCGAGACCGGCGGCGGCGAGCCAGAAGGGACGGCGGGGAGGACGGGAGGAGGAAGCGGTCATGAAGAGCTCCGAAGGGGAAAAGGGGTTGGGAGGAGGTCAGAAGTGCTCGCCGAGCTCCGGCGGTGGCCTGGGGCCGGCCGAGCGCACGCGGTCCAGGCCCAGCGAGATGCGGAAGGCGGCGAGGTCGATGTCGGCGGCATCCAGCAGGAGCTGGCCGTAGGTGCGCCGGGCGAGGAGCAGATCCTGCAATGAGGCTCCACCGGCCTTCACCGCCGCCTCCAGCCGCTGCACCAGCGAGGCGGCCAGGGGCAGCGTCTGCTGGCGCACGCGCTCGCGCCGGGCCGCCACCGCATCGCGCTGGGTGGTGAGGGATTGGGTGTCGCGCTCGGCCTGGGCGGTGAGCTG comes from the Cystobacter ferrugineus genome and includes:
- a CDS encoding efflux RND transporter periplasmic adaptor subunit; the encoded protein is MTASSSRPPRRPFWLAAAGLGVGAAVSVGLVLGRPSSAEAEPTPASGPVVKGESVHLPPEGPQWQYIELAVASEASALAPLPAPGRVDLDERRTASMGSPLAGRVDQVRVRIGDRVKAGDRLFSVRSAAYADLDREQKSSETEVADKQRVADRLRELVNLQAAPEKELLAAEAELRQAKLALEAARAKRASLSVSAEGDNLFWVTAPRAGTVVDLDVVSNQEVTPERDKPLLRISDLNEVLVIADVQESDASDLREGQPAIVRTQSGGVERRGTVERVSEVVDPRRRTVEVRVRVVNEDRLLRPNAFVEVTPEAPADVKRVRVPASAVVTDGARSVVFVAREAGRLERVAVTAGRRRDGQVELRAGLETGSRYVARGALLLENTIELAD